The sequence CATCATGCGTATTAATGTGGAAGTTATCACTGGCCCAGTCGCATCAATACTCAAAGTCCAAACAATTTTTTGTTTTTTAGAGGCAGCGCGGTTCACTGAACGTTCCATATCAGCTAACCACATATCATCGGTATCATCAGAGCTTTTAGCATATCCATTTTTTGCTACAGCAATATAGAGATCAGAATAGCAGTCTACTTCTTTTTGAAAATCACCGTATTTGCCGTCTGTAAAATAATAACCAAAACTCATAGCATGATTTGGAACTGGCACTCCATCGACCATCGAAGGAGTTGGGCTGGGTGCAGGAATTGTAATGGGTGAAGTCCCAGGCGTAGCGGGTACTGTGACACTTGTGTTTGAATCATCAGCGATTTTTGGATTTGCAAAATTTTGTGATTTACACCCGCTAAAAATGAGTACGGTACAACTCGCCATAATAAATTTAGATTTCATGACTCCCCCACATGCTATCTGTACTATCGGCTGGGGATTGATAAATTTAATACTTTAGTCGAGATTATGTTTGAATCAAAACGACTAACTTTTTTGCAAAAAATCGTAATTAGACTTTAGTTTAGTTGTTCATCTTTTGTTCTCTGTGCCGATAGTCTAGGTATGAAGAATGTGATCGTTGCATTTTCAATAGTGATGTTTGCTGCTGGATGTTCCAAACAAGAGGCGTTTAAGTCGCGCCTGGCTGCGAGTCAGGCAAATCAAAGTACTCCGGCAAAACCAACTCCGGTTGTTTCTCCAACACCAACACCTAGCCCAGGTGCTAGTGCTTCACCAACTCCGTCACCAACTCCGTCACCAACTCCGACTCCATCGCCAGCAAATAATTGCACACTTCCACCCAAGCCTGAGTGTGGCGCTGCAGAGGGCCCAGCAGGTGTATGGGGATGTTGCACGGCTGAAAGATCAAGCTTTGATGATGTTGTTGAGAGTGCTATTCAACAATTTCAAGTGTTACGCCCTGATCTTTTCGATGGAGAAAAAGTTAAAAACGAGGATGCATATGTGCAAGGTGTGGCGGGTGTGCTTAATTCAATGGGTTATTGCGCATCACAAGGTGGTCCAGCTGATGAAATTGGAATTAAAAACTCTAACGGTTTTAATGATCAATATGACATTCATTTAAGTAATGGTTATATCAGGCATCATGGTTATCAAGTAACGTGTCGACCTGCTCGATTTTAATTAAGCAACTTCGAATTGTTTGACGTATTCAACAAAGCTAGATCTTGCTTCGTCAGAAACATTTATGAATTGAAATCCTAAATCATTTGAATGGCGATATACTACTTTTGCTTTCACGTGAGCAGTTTGCGTAAGCAAGGGTGACTTAATTTTTAAATTAAGTTCTTCTCCAATTTGAAAAGTAGTCGTTTGAGCTTCTCGAACATAAGTTGTTTCAGACCAAATTTGCGTTATTTCATTGTCAAACATTTGAGTTTTTTCTGTTTGATCTACAATAAATTGATCAGTGTTCAGCGTACCTGAAATTCCACCTTCTGAAATACATTGTGTAGTTAGAGCAAATTTAACGTTATCAATAAAAATGCTTCCTACAAATGGCGCTCGTGTGTGTTTGCGACGAGAGATTCCAAGGTACTGCATAAATTCAGAAATTTCGTAAACCGATGACCACTTATTTAAACCTGTTGTCCAAAGTTTTGCAGTCAATGATAATTCATTTTTAACTAGTTTTTCAACAACGACCTTAAATGCAAAGGGTCCGTGGTTTGTTCCATCTTCATTAATATACCAAACATCATTTTGACTAGCAGTCATTGCGGCTTTCTCTATCCAGACTGCAAGATTTTGCCATTCTTTATAGCCGCGCTTCCAGATGAGATCTGAGTCGATATACTGACCAAACTTGATGCCTTTATGAACCTCAGATGAGTCGAAAGGACCTCTCACCGTCTGATGATCATAAATAAACCAAATCCTATCCATGTTTTTGTCTAGTTGCTTAGTCATCTGTCTAATAATTCGGCAGTTTTTCGAGAGACTTTAGGACTTTTTGATGCTTAAACCATGCCATCCTCGTGGTATTATTTAAAGGTGGCTAAAGAGTGATGGCATCATGCGGCGATTAAAAAAGTGGGGGCTGGCAGCCCTTTTTATATTGTTAGGGCTTGAAATCCTAACGTTAGCTCCAAAAAGTTTGAACACGCCGCAAGAGGCTGCAATCAAGCCAAAAGTCGATAAGACTTTAGCACCAAAATCAGCAGTGACCACAATGTCACAGATGATGCACGGGGTGCATTTGGTTGAAACTTCAGCTGGCAAAAAAGAATGGGAATTAGATTCTGATTATGCCCAAGGTTTTAAAGATAAAGGTACTTGGAAATTACAAGGAGTCCACGTGAAGTTTTTTGGTGCAGCGGGAACAGAATATTCTGTTACAGGAGACAAAGGTTCTGTGCACACAGAAACAAAAGATATGGAAATTAATGGACACGTTGTCACCACGACTTCTGATGGCTATATGGTCAAAAGTAATTCTTTAAAATATGTATCTACTGATAAAACATTATCTACGCCTGATCATGTTGAGATAACAGGGCCCGAAACCAAAGACGGAAAATTTGAAATGGTCGGTCGAGGTCTTCAAGCAGTTCTTGATACAAGTACTATGACTTTGAAAGATCAAGTAAGAGCATCAAAGTCGGTTACAGGAAATCGCGATATGGTCATTCACTCAAAATGGGCGCGTATCAACGGTAAAAACAATCAGGCACATTTTGAAGATAATGTTCAAGTAGATCTAGAAAATGTGCGCATGACAGGTCAGCAGGCTGACTTTGTATACGAATCAAATACAAAATCTTTGACTTCACTTTTACTTCAAGGAAATGTGCGCGTCACTGACAGACAACGTTGGGCTGCATCACAACAAGCGCAAGTTTTGTTTGCGGAAAACGAATTCATCTTGCTGGGTAATCCGCGAGTTCTTCAAGACGATAATGAACTTCGTGGTGAAGAAATTAGATTTATCAATGGCGGCAAAGAAGTGCGTGTGATCAAAGCAAAAGCACGCGTCGAGAATGAACTTAATCAAATTAATAGCAATACAACAAAGAGGCCCTAATGAGTATTCTTGCTATTAGAAATATTTCTAAGAGTTTTAAAAGTCGTAAAGTCGTCGATGGCGTAAGCTTTGATGTTCAATCAGGTCAAATCGTAGGTCTTTTGGGGCCAAATGGTGCTGGTAAAACAACAAGTTTTTATATGGTGGTTGGCCTTGTAAAACCCGATTCAGGAGATATCTTTATCGATGAAAAAAGTATTGGTCAAAAACCAATGTATCAACGTGCACGTATGGGTGTGAGTTATCTTCCTCAAGAGCCCAGTGTATTTAGAAAATTATCTGTTGAAGAAAATATATTAGTGGCACTCGAGGCTCATGGTTATGAAGGTGCGGAACGGGCTGAACGATTAGCAGAATTGCTTGAAGATTTTAAAATTCACCATGTACATAAAAGTTATGCCTATGCACTTTCAGGTGGTGAAAGACGTCGCGTTGAAATCGCAAGAGCATTAGCTGGGAACCCCTCATTTTTACTATTAGATGAGCCCTTCGCAGGTATTGACCCTATCGCTGTTGGTGATATTCAAGTCATTGTAAAACAGCTTAAAGAAAGAAACATCGGCGTATTAATTACAGATCACAACGTGAGAGAAACTTTAAAAATTTGTGATCGAGGTTACATTTTAAAAGAAGGTAAAATTCAGGTTACTGGCACTGCCAATGAAATTGCTGAATCGCCCATTGCTAAGAAATTTTATTTAGGTGAAAACTTTAAGTTGTAATTATTTAACCGTGCACACAGGTGTGTGAGAGGAATGTAAATGGCTTTAGAGCTAAAACAGGGACTCAAATTATCGCAGCAATTGAGGATGACTCCGCAATTGCAGCAAGCAATCAAGCTCCTGCAACTTTCTCGTCTCGAGTTAGAAACCGTCATCACCAAAGAGATGGAAGAAAATCCAATCCTCGAAGAAGCCATGGATACCGCAGATGAAGATGCGGCTGCCACTAAAGAAACTGAGCAGCTCGGCATGGTTGAAGATAACGAAGCGCCTGTACCTCAAGCTGACGATAATAAAAAAGAAGAGTTTGAGTGGGAAAATTATGTTGAAGATAATTACCGTCAAGCAACAAGCCAAGCCGGTATTCGTAACACAGAAGAAGTTCACAATTATGAAAACCTCATCACGCGTCATGAAAGTCTTCAGGAATATCTTCTTTGGCAATTAAAACTCTCAGGATTTAATGAAGAAGAAGAGCGAATCGGAACAAAAATTATCGGTAATATCGACGATGATGGTTATTTGAAAATGCCACTTGAAGAAGTTTGCCCTGAAGAAAATCTTCCTGTGGAAGATCTCGTTGGCATTTTAGAACTTATCCAAGAATTAGATCCTCCAGGTGTTGCGGCTCGCAATCTCCAAGAATGTCTCTTGGTTCAAGCAAAAGTTTTGGGCGAAGATACAAATGATGTCATTCACGTGATTAAAAATCATATGAAAGATTTAGAGAAAAAGAATTTTGAAGGCATTGCCAAAGCTATGGGCAAACCACTTGATGAGATGATTGAAATTTGCAAAGTGGTTTTTGACATGGAGCCAAAGCCAGGTCGTAGTTTTGCACCCACTGAAACTCAATATGTAACACCTGATGTTTACGTTTATAAAGTCGGTGATGAGTATGTGGTGTCTCTCAACGAAGATGGCCTGCCACGCCTTAAGATCAGCAATTTTTATAAGAATGTTTTGCAAGGCAAAGGGTCAAGTACTGTCACAAAAGAATATATCCAAGACAAACTTCGATCTGCTGTGTGGCTTATTAAATCAATTCATCAGCGCCAAAGAACTATTTATAAGGTTACCGAGAGTATTGTTCGTTACCAACGTGATTTCTTAGATAAGGGTTTAGAGTTTCTCAGACCTATGATTTTAAGAGATATTGCCAATGACATCGGGATGCATGAATCTACAGTGAGTCGCGTGACTACTGCAAAATATGTTCATACTCCTCGTGGAATTTTTGAACTTAAATATTTCTTTAACAGTGGTATTAACAAAACCGATGGTGATTCATTAGCGAGTGAATCTGTTAAAGAAAAAATCAAAGAATTGGTTTCACAAGAAGATATCAAAAACCCATACTCAGATCAGAAGATTGTCGAGCTTTTAAAAAATAAATCGGGAATTGATATAGCACGCCGTACCGTAGCTAAGTACAGAGATATACTTGGCATTTTACCAAGTAGTAAACGCAAAAAATATTTCTGACCTAGACCTTGAAACTTGCCGATAAGAGCATATGTTTTGATTATCACGAAAGCGTGATTTCACCCCATAACTGGAGGTTACATATGCAAATCAAATTCACCTTTAAGCATATACAAGCTTTAGACTCAATCGAGTCGTATGCTACGTCGCGTATAGAGAAGCTTGATAAGTTCGCAATGCATAAAGAGGCTAGAGTGCACTTTATTTTTAGTGTTCAAAAGGCTGAGCAAGTAGCTGAGATCAATATCGATGCGGGTCATATTCATTTAACTGCAAAAGCAAAAGACCCTACGTTGTACGCATCTATTGATAAAGTGGTGGATAAAATGGAGCGCCAGCTCTTGAAGCATAAAGAAAAGGTGCAGAAACACCATAAATTTGAACTCAGTAACGAGGGTTATCTGCGTCGTGAGCTTATTGAGCAATCAAAAGAACTCCGAGATAAAAAAGACGCGAGCTAACAGGCTTTTTGCTCTAGAAGCCATTTTCATAAGCCAGGGACTTCCCTGGCTTTTTTATTGACCATTTTCACCTCTTCAAACTAGAATTTAGCGTTTTCCAAAAATTCAAAGAGGAGAGTGTATGGCGTCAGTCTATGGTCCCAAAGACTATTTTTTTACAAGCGAATCAGTTACCGAAGGTCATCCAGATAAAGTCGCAGACCAAATTAGCGATACAATCTTAGATGCATTATTAGCACAAGATCCTAGATCACGCGTTGCGTGTGAAACACTAGTTACGACAGGATTAACTCTCATTTCCGGTGAGATCACTACAAAAGCTTATGTCGATATGGCTGAGCTAGCGCGAAATACAATTCGTAAAATTGGATACACAGATAATGATTCAGGCTTCAATGCTGATTCTTGTGCGGTACTGACAAGTATTGGTCGTCAATCACCTGATATTGCAATGGGTGTAGATGAAGGCGGAGAAAAAGAACAAGGCGCTGGCGATCAAGGCATGATGTTTGGTTATGCTATTAATGAAACTCCAGAGTTGATGCCGCACACAATAAGTTTGTCTCATAAACTCACACGTCGATTGGCAGAAGTTCGTAAAAATGGAACACTGAAATATTTGCGCCCCGACGGAAAAAGTCAGGTAACAATTGAATACAAAGACCGAAAAGCCGTAAGAGCAGATGCCATTGTTGTTTCAACACAGCATCATCCTGATGTAACGCTTAATCAAATTCGTGAAGACGTTATCGAGAATGTTATTAAAAAATCTATTCCTGCGCATTTACTCGATTCAAAAACAAAAATTTATGTCAATCCAACCGGGCGATTTGTTGTGGGTGGTCCACAAGGTGATGCCGGTTTGACGGGTCGTAAGATTATTGTTGATACATACGGTGGTCATGGTGGCCATGGTGGTGGAGCATTTTCAGGTAAAGACCCTTCAAAAGTTGATAGATCAGCATGCTATGCTGCACGTCACATTGCTAAAAACGTAGTAGCAAGCGGCGTTGCTGAGCGTTGCTTGGTGCAAGTTGCCTATGCGATCGGTGTAGCACAACCTATGAGCTTGATGGTTGATACTTTTGGAACAGAAAAAGTATCAGTTGAAAGTATTAATAAAGCTGTAAATGAAATTTGGGATCTCAGACCCGCAGCGATTGTTAAGTACTTTGATCTTTTAAAACCACGTTATTTACCCACTGCAGCTTACGGTCATTTTGGTCGTACAGAAGAAAGTTTCACATGGGAAAAAACAGAGCGTGCTGAAGCAATTAAAAAATTAGTTTAAGTAAAATGTAGGTGCTCTATTTATATAATAAAAAGGCCGTCTCGTAAGAGACGGCCTTTTTTATTGGTAAGTTATGATCCATTTAACTTTGTTAAGTACGATTTCCAAAAAAACATTCTTTAAAAATCAATACCGATAACTATCAGCTTTGTAGGGGCCGTTCAAAGGAACGCCGATATACTTGGCTTGATCTTCTCTCAAGACTGTCAATTGAGCATTTAGTTTTTTCAATTGAAGACGAGCTACTTTTTCATCCAAATGTTTAGGCAAAACGTAAACACCAAGTGGGTATCTCTCTGGGTGAGAGAAAAGCTCGATTTGCGCAATGGTTTGGTTGGCAAATGAAGAAGACATAACGTAACTGGGGTGACCCGTTCCGCAACCTAAATTCACCAAGCGACCTTTAGCCAATAAGATGATGCGTTTTCCATCGGGGAAAATAACATGATCCACTTGAGGTTTAATTTCTTCCCATTGGTATTTCTCTAAAGATGCAACTTCGATTTCATTATCAAAGTGACCGATGTTACAAACGATAGAATTATTTTTCATAGCTTTCATATGATCATGGGTGATGACATTAAAATTACCCGTGGTCGTCACAAAGATATCCGCTTTATCTGCAGCGTAATCCATGGTTACAACGCGGTATCCTTCCATTGAAGCTTGAAGTGCGCAAATAGGATCAATCTCTGTGACCCAAACTTGAGCTGAAAGTGCACGTAAGGCTTGAGCTGAACCTTTGCCCACATCTCCATAACCTGCTACCACAGCAACTTTGCCGGCAATCATAACGTCTGTTGCTCGTTTGATACCATCAACGAGTGATTCACGGCATCCGTAGAGATTGTCAAATTTTGATTTTGTAACAGAGTCATTAACATTAATTGCAGGAAATTTTAATTCTCCACGAGCATGCATTTGAATCAGGCGATGAACGCCTGTAGTGGTTTCTTCAGTAACACCTTTGATTTTTGAAAGACGCTCTGAGTACCAGTGAGGGTGTTTTGAAAGTTTATCTTTAATAGATTGAAACAAAATTGTTTCTTCTTCTGAGTGGGGTTTTTCTAAAACGCTTTTGTCTTTTTCAGCGCGTGTTCCTAAATGTAAAAGTAAAGTAGCATCGCCACCATCATCTAAAATCATGTTTGAGAATTTGCCACCCGGCCATTCAAAAATGCGATGAGTGTAATCCCAATATTCTTTAAGGCTTTCACCTTTAACCGCAAAAACAGGATACCCAGCTTTTGCAATAGCTGCGGCAGCGTGATCTTGTGTTGAAAAGATATTACATGAAGCCCATCTGACTTCAGCACCAAGGGCTGCGAGTGTTTCAATAAGCACAGCTGTTTGAATAGTCATGTGCAAAGAACCTGTGATAAGAGCACCTTTGAGAGGTTGTGTTTTAGCAAACTCTTCTCTGATGGCCATAAGACCTGGCATCTCTGTCTCGGCAATTTTAATTTCTTTGCGACCCCAGTCAGCAAGACTGATATCGGCTATGACGTAATCTTTATTTTCCATTTGTGGAATCTCCTCTTATAAATCGCGCAAAACATGACAAGGAGATGAATAGATTGCTTCTCACCTTGTGCGTGTGTCGCACGATTGATTAGGTGAGCGCCGTTTAATGAATAGAATCTGAGCCTAGGGCAACTGATCTGCCTCGCAACGCTCCTCAAATTCTGTATTTTCTTATATCTAAAATTGGGAAGGTTTGAAACTGGAAAATAGCACCTAATGCATTAATGTGGCGCATTACAGGTAAGTCAAAACAGATATGTCAAGGCGATCGAAGCAAAGCAAACCGTCTCTTGCATTAAATCTAAAGGCCTCTTACGATTTTAAGAATAAAATCTTTATGGGGAGTGCTATGAAGTATATTTTTCTGTCCACAATTATTTTGTCGCTTCTATTTTCAACAACAAAAAGTTTCGCACTGATCAATGGCGTCATTGATCATACGGGTAAGTTCCCATTTGTTGCTTTAGTGGGCGGGTGCACGGCCACTAAAGTGAGTCCTCAACATTATATTTTAGCAGCGCATTGCTACATGCAAAAAATAAAGCCTCTTATCCATACAATGAAAAATTCAAAACAAGCACTCTCATTAGATAATTCTCAAATCTCCCTACATCCCTCCTGGATTGAAACTTGCTCTAAAATAAATTGTTCTGGTTTAGAAATCGGAACTCCTCAGGATAACCCGCGTAAAGTTGATCTTGCCATCGTGAAACTTGCAAAGCCTGATTACTCAATTCCATTTGTACAAATTGATTACGGCTCTATCAACACAGGTGAGTCAGTTGTCATCGCGGGGTTTGGTTGCACAGCCGATATTGGTGAAGAGGGCGATGGCCTGCGCTATGCTGAAAGTATTGTTGTGAGCGCAGATATCATGAAGCACCAACATTCTTTATATGCACCAGTAGCCGACCTTGCATCGCAAAGTAACTTTGTCACTCCTGGTTATTCATACAACACTCGGTATTCAAGTTTATGCCCCGGAGATTCTGGTGGGCCTGTGTTTCGAATGAAGAATAGCTCTCCTGTGCTCATAGGAATCAATGCGGACTACACATTTTTTGGCCCCTATGAACGAAGTATATCTGTGACCAACGTTCACACCCGTATCAGTGATGATAGTTTTTATTCAGTAGGTAAATGGGTTCGTGAACAGCTATTGAAATTATAAAAATCCAAAAACGATTTTCATTTTACAACACATCACATTGATCCTTGCGACCATGACCCCTTTTGTATTATTGAACATGAAGTTTTGGCTTACTCACTAGGCTTTAGTCCACTCGTAAAACCATTAAAAAATTCCGATAAAGTCATGAGATGTATCACTATGAGATTTTTCAGATTTTTAGAATTTTTAAAAAGGTAAAACCGTTAACAGCAGTTGTGTGGATTGTTTTATTTTTAGCCACAAACCTCGCTGTTTTACCCGCCACCACTTTTGCTGTTGAAGTAAAATCCGATGCTACATGTATTAAAGTTGAAAAAGACCTCGAAGCACTTTTTCAAAACCCCAAAAATGATAATCAACTTTACGTCGATAATTATAAAGACCCAAAACGAACCAGCGTGCAATCAGAAGTTGTCACCACGCGTACTACCAATAATATTCCTACCATCAAGAAAAAAGGTACTGACGACTACACTTACTTACACCAAAACTTGGTTCTTCGCGAAATGCGTAAAAATAATATTCTTACAAAGCAAGACATGCTTATTTATAGCGATTATAAAACTTTGCGTTTGAGTCTTAAGACAAAGCCCCATGGTAAAATGGATGAAAAACTCACCCGTGCGCTTGATAAAGTTTATGACCAAGCGGGTAAGGATTGGCTTGAGTATATGAAGTTAAAGCGTCCTGATCTTTTGGATGAACTTCTTAAAGCAGGTTTTGTTGATCCCACACGTCCACAAGACTTGCCCGGAAAATTATTTAGAGGAGCCTTTGGTGAAAACTCTGCTTCTCCCGAAGAAGTTGCTTTAGCCGTTCGTGCGGCTCGCTACTTTGATAAAGACGGAATTATTAATATCGGCTTAGTGACAGAAGATCTTTTAAAATTGCGTGCTGAAGTTTTTGAGCGTCGAATTGCACTTTCACAAAAATTTGGAAAAACTGCTTTATTCACCAACCGCGGCTCAACGGGTACGCTGACATCCGATGTCTTTGCTATTTTAAGAAAAACGCAGGACAAAAAAGAAATCGAAAAACAATTAAATGCTCTTCTCAATGGCAAGCAAGTACTGAGTTCTCAAGATATTGATGACATCATGATGTATAATCGACAGGTCGATGTTTTTTCTCCGACCATTGACCCTCAAGTTGAAAGAGCTGATTTTAATTTTGATTCGACTGTAGACGTCACTTCAGCAGATTGTGGCGGCTTAGGTGGATTTAACCAGCAATGTACAGCTGAAGCATTAGCTCAAGTGGGTAAATACGGCTCACTTAAAGACACCACTTTTGTAGTTCAAAAAGGAATTAAAAAAGCAGATGAGTATTTGACGCGTTTTGAAACAGAACTTAAAAAACAATATGCTAGGGCTAAAGGTTCTGAAAGCCGCAGTTTTTCAAAGATAAATGCTGATGTAGTGAAGGGGGGAGATGACTTCCATCTCAAGACTCCTATTAGAGAAAAGCTCACTATGGATCAAAAGAAAAATTTCGTTCGCGGTTTAGGAAGGCCAACGGATAATACGCTTAGACCTGGAAATTTTCGTATCACTTTTGGAGCGCAAAATCGTGCTGAAGTTTCAGTACTTGAAAGTGTTGAGAAAAAAATAAGGGATAAATTACTTGTGCCCCCGGGGCGAAATTCCAAGGATTTTATTATAGCTGTAAATGTGAAACACACTCCTGAAGGTTCCTTTCTTGAGTTTTTTGTGGGTGGAGAAAAAATCCCAGCGCGTTTTAAGCAAGAGATCGAAAACAGTGCTCAACAGATTCTCAAAGAATCAGAGTTTTCAACTTATAAGCTTGCCCCTCATACAGCTGATTCGTCTCCTGTTTGGCTAGCACCTCCTTTACCGAAAAAGCAAATACGTAACATAAGCAGTCATCCATCAAATTAGCCTAAGTCATTAATTTATCTGGTTTATTAAGCCTTACCTTCATCACCTAAGTGCCTCGCATATCAATCTAATATTCTAGCCAAAGGTCCTAAAGCTCCGCGTTAAAAGACCGATAGATAATGTAAGGGGTAGCGGAATGAAGGCCAGTATGTCGCAGTTTGTAACTCGGTACGCGTTTGCATTCACAGTGATGTTCATGCTTTTAGGTTATCAAAACTGTAGTTTTAGCACTCAAAGCATAAATGATATCAATAGACAGCCAACCTCAGTTCAGGCGCCAGTAGTAGAACCCTTGGTTGAGCCACAATCTGATAAATCCTCAGCTATTTCTGAAGTGGCATGCATTAAAGACTGCTAATTTAAATTACGCCACGCATTAAATATATTGCAACGTATTGTTACGTATAGTAACTCTCAAGCATGGCGACAAAAAAAATTACAACAACAGTTTATATTACCGAAGAGCAAAATCAGCTCCTCAAAGAACTCAACAAGCGCACAAAAGTGCCCGTGGCAGAGTTCATACGTGAAGGTATTGATTTGATTTTAGAGAAAAACCGCTCGCGTTTACCTGGGCAAATTGATTTAAGCCCTACCGAATTTAAAGCACATTCAAATAACTCCAATATTCTCGACAATTAAGCTCGCAGCACCTATAAATTAGCGTCGATCATGAAAAACAATCTTGAACATATCCGAAATTTTTCAATCATTGCCCACATCGATCACGGCAAAAGCACTCTTGCTGATGGACTCATTGAGTTCACAGGAGCACTTTCCCAGCGTGAGCGAAAAGATCAATTTCTAGATAATATGGAACTAGAACGTGAGCGCGGCATTACAATAAAAGCTCAAACAGTGCGACTTACATACAAAGCAAAAAATGGAAAAACTTATCAACTCAATTTGATCGATACCCCCGGGCATGTTGATTTTAGCTATGAAGTTTCAAGATCTCTTGCTGCTTGCGAGGGGGCAATTCTTGTTGTCGATGCGTCTCAGGGTGTTGAAGCTCAAACTTTAGCCAATGTTTACATGGCTCTTGATAGCAATTTAGAGATCATTCCAGTTCTTAATAAAATCGATCTTCCTGCCGCTGACCCAGATGGTGTGAAACAACAAATTGAAGATGCAATTGGCATTGATGCCAGTGGTGCTATTTATGCAAGTGCTAAAGAAAAAATCGGTATCGAAGAAATTCTAGAGGCCGTAGTAGCCAAGGTTCCTGCTCCCACAGGTGATAAAGACAACGTACTTCAGGCTTTGATTTTTGATAGCTGGTTTGACCCGTATCAAGGTGTGGTTATTTTAGTGCGCGTGATGGAGGGCACCGTCAAGCCTGGAATGAAAATCAGGCTGATGAGTATTGGTAAAGACTTTGAAGTTTTAAAAGTCGGTGCTTTTATGCCTTTTGCACAACAACTCACAGAGCTTAATCCCGGTGAAGTAGGTTTTATTATTTCAGGTATTAAAGACGTTCATGATTCAAAAATCGGTGACACGGTTACGAGTTCTAAAAATCCATCAACAACACCACTTGTGGGTTTTAAAGTAGTAAAACCGATGGTGTTTAGCGGCATATTTCCTGTCGACGGGCCAGATTATGACAATCTTCGTGATGCGCTTGAAAAGCTAGCATTGAATGACTCAAGTTTTTCATTTGAACCTGAAACAAGTATCGCTTTGGGTTTTGGTTTTCGATGCGGGTTTTTAGGTCTTCTTCATATGGAGATTATCCAGCAGCGTTTAGAGCGTGAGTATAATCTTAATCTGATTACAACAGCACCAAGTGTTGTATATAGAATTACAAAAACAGACGGTGAAGTTTTAGAATTAGAAAATCCTGCGGATCTTCCTCCTACAACCCAGATTGCCAAGTTTGAAGAACCCATCATCACCGCGACGATTCACTGCCCCTCAGAATTTATCGGTGGAATTTTAAAACTCTGTGAAGACAGACGGGGAATTCAAAAAAAGCTCGAGTACTCGACGACCAATAAAGCAATTATAATGTACGAGCTTCCGCTAAACGAAGTGGTTTTAGATTTTTATGATAAATTAAAAAGTATCTCAAAAGGTTACGCCTCACTTGATTATGAATTTCTTGAATTTAGAGAAAGCCAATTAGTGAAGGTCGACATTCTGATCAATACAGAACCCGTTGATGCGTTGTCACTTATCGTACATGAAAGTAAAGCTGTGGTCCGGGGTCGTAAGTTGACAGAAAAACTCAAGGAGCTTTTGACTCGTCAGCAATTTCAAGTAGCAATCCAGGCTGCAATT comes from Oligoflexia bacterium and encodes:
- a CDS encoding trypsin-like serine protease, translating into MKYIFLSTIILSLLFSTTKSFALINGVIDHTGKFPFVALVGGCTATKVSPQHYILAAHCYMQKIKPLIHTMKNSKQALSLDNSQISLHPSWIETCSKINCSGLEIGTPQDNPRKVDLAIVKLAKPDYSIPFVQIDYGSINTGESVVIAGFGCTADIGEEGDGLRYAESIVVSADIMKHQHSLYAPVADLASQSNFVTPGYSYNTRYSSLCPGDSGGPVFRMKNSSPVLIGINADYTFFGPYERSISVTNVHTRISDDSFYSVGKWVREQLLKL
- a CDS encoding ribbon-helix-helix domain-containing protein, whose amino-acid sequence is MATKKITTTVYITEEQNQLLKELNKRTKVPVAEFIREGIDLILEKNRSRLPGQIDLSPTEFKAHSNNSNILDN
- the lepA gene encoding translation elongation factor 4, with the translated sequence MKNNLEHIRNFSIIAHIDHGKSTLADGLIEFTGALSQRERKDQFLDNMELERERGITIKAQTVRLTYKAKNGKTYQLNLIDTPGHVDFSYEVSRSLAACEGAILVVDASQGVEAQTLANVYMALDSNLEIIPVLNKIDLPAADPDGVKQQIEDAIGIDASGAIYASAKEKIGIEEILEAVVAKVPAPTGDKDNVLQALIFDSWFDPYQGVVILVRVMEGTVKPGMKIRLMSIGKDFEVLKVGAFMPFAQQLTELNPGEVGFIISGIKDVHDSKIGDTVTSSKNPSTTPLVGFKVVKPMVFSGIFPVDGPDYDNLRDALEKLALNDSSFSFEPETSIALGFGFRCGFLGLLHMEIIQQRLEREYNLNLITTAPSVVYRITKTDGEVLELENPADLPPTTQIAKFEEPIITATIHCPSEFIGGILKLCEDRRGIQKKLEYSTTNKAIIMYELPLNEVVLDFYDKLKSISKGYASLDYEFLEFRESQLVKVDILINTEPVDALSLIVHESKAVVRGRKLTEKLKELLTRQQFQVAIQAAIGAKVIARETLGALRKDVTAKCYGGDISRKRKLLEKQKEGKKRMKQVGNVEIPQEAFLAILKTEE
- the ahcY gene encoding adenosylhomocysteinase: MENKDYVIADISLADWGRKEIKIAETEMPGLMAIREEFAKTQPLKGALITGSLHMTIQTAVLIETLAALGAEVRWASCNIFSTQDHAAAAIAKAGYPVFAVKGESLKEYWDYTHRIFEWPGGKFSNMILDDGGDATLLLHLGTRAEKDKSVLEKPHSEEETILFQSIKDKLSKHPHWYSERLSKIKGVTEETTTGVHRLIQMHARGELKFPAINVNDSVTKSKFDNLYGCRESLVDGIKRATDVMIAGKVAVVAGYGDVGKGSAQALRALSAQVWVTEIDPICALQASMEGYRVVTMDYAADKADIFVTTTGNFNVITHDHMKAMKNNSIVCNIGHFDNEIEVASLEKYQWEEIKPQVDHVIFPDGKRIILLAKGRLVNLGCGTGHPSYVMSSSFANQTIAQIELFSHPERYPLGVYVLPKHLDEKVARLQLKKLNAQLTVLREDQAKYIGVPLNGPYKADSYRY